One genomic region from Stackebrandtia nassauensis DSM 44728 encodes:
- a CDS encoding YbaB/EbfC family nucleoid-associated protein, with product MVPQGDRRSRFEARLRDVETELARLRGVRDTMVAAGARARELAATLAADTVASTSDDGVATVSCDGRGHVDTVVFDRAGYNRIDEKQLCDSVLQARYRARDRARRESAAVGRDLFHGDSGAATGV from the coding sequence GTGGTGCCGCAGGGCGATCGCCGTTCGCGCTTCGAGGCTCGGCTGCGCGACGTCGAGACGGAGCTGGCCCGGCTGCGCGGAGTCCGCGACACGATGGTCGCCGCCGGGGCGCGGGCCCGGGAACTGGCCGCGACACTGGCCGCCGACACCGTCGCCAGCACCTCCGACGACGGTGTGGCCACGGTCAGCTGCGACGGCCGCGGCCACGTCGACACGGTCGTGTTTGACAGGGCGGGGTACAACAGGATCGATGAGAAGCAGCTGTGTGACTCGGTTCTGCAGGCGCGATACCGCGCCCGTGACCGGGCGCGACGGGAATCGGCCGCCGTCGGCCGCGACCTGTTCCACGGCGATTCCGGCGCCGCCACAGGAGTCTAG
- a CDS encoding YbaB/EbfC family nucleoid-associated protein produces METHSDPAEPRSRQDAKLSKARVAASSPKGVVTVVYNGHGDGLSLELKPGAKQRYESETMAGFVTAALRAADRAVDALRQHAVDDRDDDTRPSRAAANMDVARCFGRAT; encoded by the coding sequence GTGGAGACCCACAGCGATCCCGCCGAACCGCGATCCCGGCAGGACGCCAAGCTGTCGAAGGCCCGAGTCGCCGCCTCCTCCCCCAAGGGCGTCGTCACGGTCGTCTACAACGGTCACGGCGACGGGCTGAGCCTGGAACTCAAGCCCGGCGCCAAACAACGCTACGAGTCCGAGACCATGGCCGGGTTCGTGACCGCCGCGCTGCGAGCCGCCGACCGGGCGGTTGACGCGCTGCGCCAGCACGCCGTCGACGACCGCGACGACGACACACGACCGAGCCGAGCGGCGGCCAACATGGACGTCGCCCGGTGTTTCGGAAGAGCGACTTAG
- a CDS encoding PucR family transcriptional regulator, with amino-acid sequence MELAATIQKIERAASALATQSVARMDAELPWFRELPAEQRAMVTLVAQAGVGSFVEWLRGDGEAPAVGDEVFDGAPRELARLIRLQHTVALIKVTIDVVEEQVPHLAAPGEEEALHIAVLKFSREVAFGAARVYARTAETRGAWDARLQAMLVDGLLRGDDGDEIAGRAAALGWGDSSPVAVVVGRSPGGEAAVILHAVHRATRRMGIDVVAGVHGERLILVLGGSTEPEEVAGKLVGQFGEGPIVVGPATPSLAEAGASARAALSGHRAAPAWPGAPRPVSAHQLLAERALAGDNEARRILRIDVYNALERAGGSLLSTVDTFIATGGVLEGTARAVFVHPNTIRYRMRRVAEVTGFSPFVPHDAFTLHVALTIGRLDPTSDVIR; translated from the coding sequence ATGGAATTGGCCGCCACGATTCAGAAGATCGAACGCGCCGCCAGCGCCCTGGCCACCCAGAGCGTGGCCCGCATGGACGCCGAACTGCCGTGGTTTCGCGAGCTGCCCGCCGAACAGCGGGCCATGGTCACGCTGGTCGCGCAGGCCGGGGTCGGCTCCTTCGTGGAATGGCTGCGCGGCGACGGTGAGGCACCGGCCGTCGGCGACGAGGTCTTCGACGGCGCCCCGCGCGAGCTGGCCCGCCTGATCCGGTTGCAGCACACCGTGGCGCTCATCAAGGTCACCATCGACGTCGTCGAGGAGCAGGTGCCGCACCTGGCCGCGCCCGGGGAGGAGGAGGCGCTGCACATCGCGGTGCTGAAGTTCTCCCGCGAGGTCGCCTTCGGTGCCGCGCGGGTGTACGCCCGCACCGCCGAGACCCGGGGCGCCTGGGACGCCCGGTTGCAGGCGATGCTGGTCGACGGGCTGCTGCGCGGCGACGACGGCGACGAGATCGCCGGACGCGCCGCCGCGCTGGGCTGGGGCGACTCGTCCCCGGTCGCGGTGGTGGTGGGCCGCTCCCCCGGCGGCGAGGCCGCCGTCATCCTGCACGCGGTGCACCGGGCCACCCGCCGGATGGGCATCGACGTGGTCGCCGGTGTGCACGGCGAACGGCTGATCCTGGTGCTGGGCGGAAGCACCGAACCCGAGGAGGTCGCGGGCAAACTCGTCGGGCAGTTTGGCGAGGGCCCGATCGTGGTCGGACCGGCGACGCCGAGCCTGGCCGAGGCGGGCGCCTCGGCGCGGGCGGCGCTGTCGGGACACCGGGCGGCACCGGCCTGGCCGGGCGCGCCGCGTCCGGTCTCGGCGCATCAACTGCTGGCCGAGCGGGCGCTGGCCGGGGACAACGAGGCCCGACGGATCCTGCGCATCGACGTCTACAACGCCCTGGAACGCGCCGGTGGTTCGCTGCTGAGCACCGTGGACACCTTCATCGCCACCGGCGGCGTCCTGGAGGGCACCGCGCGGGCGGTGTTCGTGCACCCCAACACGATTCGCTACCGGATGCGCCGGGTCGCCGAAGTGACGGGTTTCTCCCCGTTTGTCCCCCATGACGCTTTCACTCTGCACGTGGCCTTGACCATAGGTCGCCTGGATCCCACCAGTGACGTCATACGTTAG
- a CDS encoding ACP S-malonyltransferase, with the protein MLSVLAPGQGSQKPGFLIPWLELPGVAERLGSWSELIGIDLVHLGTTATQEEITDTAKTQPLLTAAALLAAEQLPIEDVDLVAGHSVGELGASVMAGVLTPEAALRLATARGREMAAACALTPTGMSAVLGGDDQVVREAIEQAGAYPANINGAGQVVAAGTTEALARLADNPPPGARVRSLSVAGAFHTPYMKPAQAKLTAFASTLEPADPERTWLSNADGSAMESGNQALLRLVAQVTTSVRWDECMKTMTKLGVTAIVELPPAGTLAGLAKRAMPGMEIVKVNTPDDLEAARDLINRNRKERTA; encoded by the coding sequence GTGCTTTCCGTACTCGCGCCCGGGCAGGGTTCCCAAAAACCCGGGTTTCTGATTCCCTGGCTGGAGCTTCCCGGCGTAGCCGAGCGCCTGGGCTCCTGGTCTGAACTCATCGGCATCGATCTCGTCCACCTTGGAACAACCGCGACCCAAGAGGAAATCACCGACACCGCCAAGACGCAGCCGCTGCTGACCGCCGCGGCCCTGCTGGCCGCCGAACAGCTGCCCATCGAGGACGTCGACCTGGTCGCCGGACACTCGGTCGGCGAACTGGGCGCCTCCGTCATGGCCGGAGTACTCACCCCCGAAGCCGCGCTGCGGCTGGCCACGGCCCGCGGCCGCGAGATGGCCGCCGCCTGCGCCCTCACCCCCACCGGCATGTCCGCCGTCCTGGGCGGCGACGACCAGGTGGTCCGCGAGGCCATCGAACAGGCCGGGGCCTACCCCGCCAACATCAACGGCGCCGGGCAGGTCGTGGCCGCCGGCACCACCGAGGCACTGGCCCGACTGGCCGACAACCCGCCGCCCGGCGCGCGGGTGCGCTCGCTGTCGGTGGCCGGAGCCTTCCACACCCCGTACATGAAACCCGCGCAGGCCAAACTCACCGCCTTCGCGTCCACACTCGAACCCGCCGACCCCGAGCGAACCTGGCTGTCCAATGCCGACGGTTCGGCGATGGAGTCCGGCAACCAGGCGCTGCTGCGACTCGTCGCCCAGGTCACCACCTCGGTGCGCTGGGACGAATGCATGAAGACGATGACCAAGCTGGGCGTCACCGCGATCGTGGAACTGCCGCCCGCGGGAACGCTGGCCGGGCTCGCCAAGCGCGCCATGCCGGGCATGGAGATCGTCAAGGTCAACACGCCCGACGACCTGGAGGCCGCCCGCGACCTCATCAACCGCAACCGTAAGGAACGCACAGCATGA
- a CDS encoding beta-ketoacyl-ACP synthase III, which translates to MSSKGSRVLGLGHYQPSKVLTNEDLSKIVDTNDEWIQSRVGIKERRIAEKESVADMATEAAAKALTDAGLTAADIDLVVVATCSNIDRVPNTACRVADRLGIEAPGAFDVNTACSGFSHALATADHAIRAGASTTALVIGVEKLSDFTDWTDRSTCVIFGDGAGAAVITGTNDAKPGVGPVVWGSVPSMSDVVRIEATHPYIAQEGQTVFRWAITTLAPLARKAAEAAGVAMEDVAAFVGHQANLRIIEGIAKKLQAPNAIIATDIIESGNTSAASVPLALSKMVERGELTSGAPVLLFGFGGGLTYAGQIIYVP; encoded by the coding sequence ATGAGCAGCAAGGGTTCCCGCGTCCTGGGCCTTGGCCACTACCAGCCGTCCAAAGTCCTCACCAATGAGGACCTGTCCAAGATCGTCGACACCAACGACGAGTGGATCCAGTCGCGGGTCGGCATCAAGGAACGGCGCATCGCCGAGAAGGAGTCGGTGGCCGACATGGCCACCGAGGCCGCGGCCAAGGCGCTGACCGACGCCGGACTCACCGCCGCCGACATCGACCTCGTCGTCGTGGCCACCTGCAGCAACATCGACCGGGTTCCCAACACCGCCTGCCGCGTCGCCGACCGGCTGGGCATCGAGGCGCCGGGCGCCTTCGACGTCAACACCGCCTGCTCGGGCTTCTCGCACGCCCTGGCCACCGCCGACCACGCGATCCGGGCCGGTGCCTCGACGACGGCACTGGTGATCGGCGTGGAGAAGCTGTCCGACTTCACCGACTGGACCGACCGCTCCACCTGCGTGATCTTCGGCGACGGCGCCGGAGCCGCGGTCATCACCGGCACGAACGACGCCAAACCCGGCGTCGGCCCGGTGGTGTGGGGCTCGGTGCCCAGCATGAGCGACGTGGTGCGCATCGAGGCGACCCACCCGTACATCGCCCAGGAGGGACAGACCGTCTTCCGTTGGGCGATAACGACGCTGGCCCCGCTGGCGCGCAAGGCCGCCGAGGCCGCGGGTGTGGCCATGGAGGACGTGGCCGCGTTCGTCGGACACCAGGCGAACCTGCGCATCATCGAGGGCATCGCCAAGAAACTGCAGGCGCCCAACGCCATCATCGCCACCGACATCATCGAGTCGGGCAACACCTCGGCGGCCTCGGTGCCGCTGGCTTTGTCCAAGATGGTGGAACGCGGCGAACTGACCTCCGGAGCTCCGGTCCTGTTGTTCGGGTTCGGCGGGGGTCTGACCTACGCGGGTCAGATCATTTACGTTCCATAA
- a CDS encoding acyl carrier protein: MAKSREEIVEGLADILEEVAGVEPAKATEDKSFVDDLDVDSLSMVEVVVAAEEKFDVKIPDDDVQSLKTVGDAVSYIEKAQK; encoded by the coding sequence ATGGCAAAATCACGTGAGGAAATCGTCGAGGGTCTGGCCGACATCCTCGAAGAGGTAGCCGGTGTCGAGCCCGCCAAGGCCACCGAGGACAAGAGCTTCGTCGACGACCTCGACGTCGACTCGCTGTCCATGGTGGAGGTCGTGGTGGCCGCCGAGGAGAAGTTCGACGTGAAGATCCCCGACGACGACGTCCAGTCCCTCAAGACCGTCGGTGACGCCGTCTCCTACATCGAAAAGGCGCAGAAGTAG
- the fabF gene encoding beta-ketoacyl-ACP synthase II has product MTDVVVTGLGATTPLGGDVASTWRALVAGESGVGPLEQEWAAELPVRIAAQLAEDPGEKIPRVRQRRLDRSEQIAIIAATEAYADAGLTDAGLDPERLGVCYGSGIGGAITLLEQDDILEEKGARRVSPHTVPMLMPNGPAAWVGLELGAKAGVHAPTSACATSAEALAWGLDMIRLGRADVVVAGGCEAVVAPLPIAGFASMKALSTRNDDPTRASRPWDKGRDGFVLGEGAGAVVLERAEHAAARGARVYAKLAGAGITSDGFDIVQPDPAGGIRAMRAALRDADVAAADIGHINAHGTSTPVGDMGEIRGIVEAVGKHPIVTSTKSMTGHLLGGAGAVESIAIIKAIGEGIIPPTINLDDPDDDLVVDVAANTARKADISAAMNNSFGFGGHNVSLVFTRA; this is encoded by the coding sequence GTGACAGACGTTGTCGTAACCGGGCTCGGCGCGACCACCCCGCTCGGCGGGGATGTCGCCTCGACGTGGCGTGCGCTGGTCGCAGGCGAATCCGGCGTCGGCCCGCTGGAGCAGGAGTGGGCGGCCGAACTGCCGGTGCGCATCGCCGCGCAGCTTGCCGAGGATCCCGGCGAGAAGATTCCCCGGGTGCGGCAGCGGCGGCTGGACCGCAGCGAGCAGATCGCGATCATCGCCGCGACCGAGGCATACGCCGACGCCGGACTCACCGACGCCGGACTCGACCCCGAACGCCTCGGGGTGTGTTACGGCAGCGGCATCGGCGGGGCCATCACCCTGCTGGAACAGGACGACATCCTGGAGGAGAAGGGCGCGCGGCGGGTCTCCCCGCACACCGTCCCGATGCTCATGCCCAACGGACCGGCCGCCTGGGTGGGGCTGGAGCTGGGCGCCAAGGCGGGCGTGCACGCGCCCACCAGCGCCTGCGCGACCAGTGCCGAGGCGCTGGCCTGGGGCCTGGACATGATCCGGCTCGGACGGGCCGACGTGGTGGTGGCCGGTGGCTGCGAGGCCGTGGTCGCGCCGCTGCCGATCGCCGGGTTCGCGTCCATGAAGGCGCTGTCGACCCGCAACGACGATCCGACCAGGGCCTCGCGTCCGTGGGACAAGGGCCGCGACGGTTTCGTCCTCGGTGAGGGCGCCGGTGCGGTGGTGTTGGAGCGGGCCGAACACGCCGCCGCGCGCGGGGCCAGGGTCTACGCGAAGCTGGCCGGGGCGGGTATCACCTCGGACGGCTTCGACATCGTGCAGCCCGACCCGGCCGGCGGCATCCGGGCGATGCGCGCGGCGCTGCGCGACGCCGACGTCGCCGCCGCCGACATCGGGCACATCAACGCACACGGAACCTCCACTCCGGTGGGTGACATGGGTGAGATCCGCGGCATCGTCGAGGCCGTCGGCAAACACCCGATCGTCACCAGCACCAAGTCCATGACCGGGCACCTTCTGGGTGGCGCGGGAGCCGTGGAGTCGATCGCCATCATCAAGGCGATCGGCGAGGGGATCATCCCGCCCACCATCAACCTGGACGACCCCGACGACGACCTCGTCGTGGACGTCGCCGCCAACACCGCTCGCAAGGCGGACATCTCCGCCGCGATGAACAACTCCTTCGGCTTCGGCGGCCACAACGTCTCGCTGGTTTTCACAAGGGCCTAG
- a CDS encoding carboxyl transferase domain-containing protein: MPRLTALFDTGTISLLHSGDDSGVVTARGDIAGSPAIAYCSDARVKGGAIGIDGGKHIVDAIDTAVRERIPVIGVWHSGGARLAEGVTALHAIGEIFAAMVRASGRVPQISVVLGPAAGGAAYGPALTDIVIMSNSGRIFVTGPEVVKSVTGEQSDMETLGGPDVHGKKSGVAHITTKDDATAFATARDLASLLGRPGRFEAADADDSTDLGALLPEQANRAYNVKPLVKKLLDSGEGVESPVEMHGKWAASIVTVLGRFAGRTVGVIANNPLKLGGCLNSESAEKSARFVRMCDSLGIPLIVLVDVPGYLPGLGQEWDGVVRRGAKLLHAFAESVVPRVTLVTRKSYGGAYIAMNSRSLGATAVFAWPTAEVAVMGASAAVNVLHRKKLAAVPAEERDALREKLIADHENEAGGVSKAIDIGVVDEVIEPSQTRFRIAQALASAPPARGAHGNIPL, from the coding sequence ATGCCTCGGCTCACGGCGCTGTTCGACACCGGAACCATCTCGCTGCTCCACAGTGGCGATGACTCCGGCGTCGTCACGGCGCGCGGCGACATCGCCGGTTCCCCGGCGATCGCCTACTGCTCCGACGCTCGCGTCAAGGGCGGCGCCATCGGCATCGACGGCGGTAAGCACATTGTGGACGCCATCGACACCGCGGTGCGGGAACGGATTCCGGTCATCGGGGTGTGGCACTCCGGCGGCGCCCGGTTGGCCGAGGGTGTCACGGCCCTGCACGCCATCGGTGAGATCTTCGCCGCGATGGTGCGGGCCTCGGGGCGGGTACCGCAGATCTCGGTGGTGCTGGGCCCGGCCGCGGGTGGCGCGGCCTACGGTCCGGCGCTGACCGACATCGTCATCATGTCCAACTCCGGCCGCATCTTCGTGACCGGCCCGGAGGTCGTCAAGAGCGTCACCGGCGAACAGTCCGACATGGAGACACTGGGCGGACCGGACGTGCACGGCAAGAAGTCCGGCGTCGCCCACATCACCACCAAGGACGACGCGACGGCCTTCGCCACTGCCCGCGACCTGGCCTCGCTGCTGGGTCGTCCGGGCCGGTTCGAGGCCGCCGACGCCGACGACTCGACCGACCTGGGCGCGCTGCTCCCCGAGCAGGCCAACCGCGCCTACAACGTCAAGCCGCTGGTGAAGAAGCTGCTGGACTCCGGTGAGGGTGTGGAGTCGCCGGTGGAGATGCACGGCAAGTGGGCCGCCAGCATCGTCACGGTGCTGGGCCGGTTCGCCGGTCGCACCGTCGGCGTCATCGCCAACAACCCGCTCAAGCTCGGCGGCTGCCTCAACTCCGAGAGCGCCGAGAAGTCGGCGCGCTTCGTGCGGATGTGCGACTCGCTGGGCATCCCGCTGATCGTGCTGGTCGACGTCCCCGGCTACCTGCCGGGCCTCGGCCAGGAGTGGGACGGCGTGGTCCGTCGCGGCGCGAAACTGCTGCACGCCTTCGCCGAGTCCGTGGTCCCCCGGGTCACCCTGGTGACGCGCAAGTCCTACGGCGGCGCCTACATCGCGATGAACTCGCGATCCCTTGGCGCGACGGCGGTCTTCGCGTGGCCGACGGCCGAAGTGGCGGTCATGGGCGCCTCGGCGGCGGTCAACGTCCTGCACCGCAAGAAGCTCGCCGCGGTCCCCGCGGAAGAGCGGGACGCCTTGCGCGAGAAGCTGATCGCCGACCACGAGAACGAGGCGGGCGGCGTGTCGAAGGCCATCGACATCGGTGTCGTCGACGAGGTCATCGAGCCGTCCCAGACGCGGTTCCGCATCGCCCAGGCGCTGGCCAGCGCTCCCCCGGCGCGCGGCGCCCACGGCAACATCCCGCTGTAG
- a CDS encoding GlxA family transcriptional regulator: MNERLVAVVGYDDAMLLDIACVTSTLAAANRAGADPPYRTVLAAPGGNPVRCDSGQTLHAQASLEKLTGPFDTLVVSGGWGHDSAAADRRIVAHVRRLARESRRVASVCTGADILAAAGLLDGKRATTHWYFADRLAAAHPTVTIDPAPIFVRDGSVFTAAGVTSALDLTLALVEDDNGPDLARFTSRVLVTYLQRPADQAQMSVYVAAPATTHPLLRKVCEHITSHPDADLSTTELARRARVSQRQLTRLFTEHTGQTPGRYVREARLAAAARLLDTSGLSVTAVATRSGFSSAEALRQPFTRRYGLSPTAFRAAHTRRPNRTA; this comes from the coding sequence ATGAATGAACGCCTGGTGGCCGTCGTCGGCTACGACGACGCCATGCTGCTCGACATCGCCTGCGTGACCTCCACCCTGGCGGCGGCCAACCGGGCCGGAGCCGACCCGCCGTACCGCACCGTCCTGGCCGCCCCCGGCGGCAACCCGGTGCGCTGCGACTCCGGCCAGACCCTTCACGCCCAGGCGAGCCTGGAGAAACTGACCGGCCCCTTCGACACGCTCGTGGTCTCGGGCGGCTGGGGCCACGACTCGGCCGCCGCCGACCGGCGCATCGTCGCCCACGTGCGCCGCCTGGCCCGGGAGTCCCGGCGGGTGGCCTCGGTGTGCACCGGCGCCGACATCCTGGCCGCCGCCGGCCTGCTGGACGGCAAACGGGCCACCACCCACTGGTACTTCGCCGATCGTCTCGCCGCGGCCCACCCGACCGTCACCATCGACCCGGCCCCGATCTTCGTGCGCGACGGCTCGGTGTTCACCGCCGCCGGGGTCACCAGCGCCCTCGACCTCACCCTGGCCCTCGTCGAGGACGACAACGGTCCCGACCTGGCCAGGTTCACCTCCCGCGTCCTGGTCACCTACCTGCAACGCCCCGCCGACCAGGCCCAGATGAGCGTCTACGTCGCCGCCCCCGCCACCACCCACCCGTTGCTGCGCAAGGTCTGTGAGCACATCACCAGCCACCCCGACGCCGACCTGTCCACCACCGAACTGGCCCGCCGCGCCCGGGTGAGCCAACGCCAGCTGACCCGCCTGTTCACCGAACACACGGGACAGACCCCGGGCCGCTACGTCCGCGAGGCCCGCCTCGCCGCCGCCGCGCGCCTGCTCGACACCAGCGGCCTGTCGGTCACCGCCGTGGCCACCCGCAGCGGCTTCTCCTCGGCCGAAGCCCTGCGCCAACCCTTCACCCGCCGCTACGGCCTGTCACCCACGGCCTTCCGGGCCGCCCACACCCGCCGCCCCAACCGCACCGCCTAG
- a CDS encoding GPGG-motif small membrane protein produces MELILWIIAVILVVAGIFQLFKGKLLWGIVLIIVGLLVGPGGVSIFT; encoded by the coding sequence ATGGAACTCATCTTGTGGATAATCGCCGTGATCCTGGTGGTCGCCGGGATCTTCCAGCTGTTCAAGGGCAAGCTGCTGTGGGGCATCGTGCTCATCATCGTCGGGCTGCTCGTCGGTCCCGGCGGGGTGAGCATCTTCACCTAG
- a CDS encoding zinc ribbon domain-containing protein, which translates to MRANPADQRRLLDLQQADTSLTQLAHRRANLPEEAEIVTLRQQVNELADRAGSNEATVGDLDRDIAKVEREIDQVRRRADTDRERQASGKLGPKELEGIAHELETLARRQSELEDQELDLMEQREQKQAAAEADARDLADKRTALAEIEKRRDEALAAIDAELAAERSTREGISVDIPEDLRKLYEKIRRTKPIAAALLRQRRCESCRLEQSGAELADLRAADESDVVRCDNCGAILVRTEESGL; encoded by the coding sequence GTGCGAGCCAACCCGGCCGACCAGCGACGCCTGTTGGACCTGCAGCAGGCCGACACCTCATTGACGCAATTGGCGCATCGTCGGGCGAACCTGCCCGAGGAGGCCGAGATCGTCACCCTCCGGCAACAGGTCAACGAGCTCGCCGACCGCGCAGGCAGCAACGAGGCCACCGTCGGTGACCTCGACCGCGACATCGCCAAAGTGGAACGCGAGATCGACCAGGTGCGCCGCCGGGCCGACACCGACCGGGAACGCCAGGCCTCGGGCAAACTCGGCCCCAAGGAGCTCGAAGGCATCGCCCACGAACTGGAAACCCTGGCCCGCAGGCAATCCGAACTGGAAGACCAGGAACTGGACCTGATGGAGCAGCGGGAGCAGAAGCAGGCCGCCGCCGAGGCCGACGCCCGCGACCTGGCCGACAAACGCACCGCTCTGGCCGAGATCGAGAAGCGCCGCGACGAGGCATTGGCCGCCATCGATGCCGAGCTGGCCGCCGAGCGCTCCACCCGGGAGGGCATCTCGGTCGACATTCCCGAGGATCTGCGTAAGCTTTATGAGAAGATTCGCCGGACCAAACCCATCGCGGCAGCGCTGCTTCGGCAACGACGCTGCGAGTCCTGCCGTCTTGAGCAATCGGGGGCGGAGCTGGCGGACCTGCGCGCCGCCGACGAGTCCGATGTGGTTCGCTGTGACAACTGCGGCGCCATTCTGGTGCGCACGGAGGAGTCGGGATTGTGA
- a CDS encoding Nif3-like dinuclear metal center hexameric protein — translation MTTTVADLTADLERVYPPHWAESWDAVGLVCGRGDREVTKVSLAVDCVPATVAEAAEIGAQLLLVHHPLLLRGVSTVAPDTYKGEIVHTLIESGIALYVAHTNADVANPGVSDALAHRLGLTDLRPLVPVEDTDRGIGRVGRLPAPETLEQFTARAAAALPPTAWGVRAAGDPRRLVQTVAVSGGAGDSYLGHATAAGADVYLTADLRHHPVSEHLEAAGPALVDAAHWATEWPWLEAEAARIRAAFDVATVVSDRNTDPWTLHRSST, via the coding sequence ATGACCACGACCGTCGCCGACCTCACCGCCGATCTCGAACGCGTCTACCCGCCGCACTGGGCCGAAAGCTGGGACGCGGTCGGGCTGGTGTGCGGGCGCGGCGACCGCGAGGTCACGAAGGTGTCGCTGGCCGTCGACTGTGTTCCCGCCACCGTCGCCGAAGCCGCCGAGATCGGCGCCCAGTTGCTGTTGGTGCACCACCCGCTGCTGCTGCGCGGTGTCTCCACAGTGGCCCCGGATACCTACAAGGGCGAGATCGTCCACACCCTCATCGAGTCCGGCATCGCGCTGTACGTCGCGCACACCAACGCCGACGTCGCCAATCCGGGCGTTTCCGACGCGCTCGCGCACCGGCTCGGCCTGACCGATCTGCGACCACTGGTGCCCGTCGAGGACACCGATCGCGGCATCGGCCGCGTCGGGCGGCTGCCCGCGCCCGAGACCCTGGAACAGTTCACCGCCCGGGCCGCCGCCGCGCTCCCGCCCACCGCCTGGGGAGTGCGCGCCGCCGGTGACCCGCGGCGCCTCGTCCAGACCGTCGCGGTGTCCGGAGGCGCGGGCGACTCGTACCTGGGCCACGCCACAGCCGCGGGTGCCGACGTCTATCTCACCGCCGACCTGCGGCATCATCCGGTGAGCGAACACCTCGAGGCCGCGGGCCCCGCCCTGGTCGACGCCGCGCACTGGGCCACCGAGTGGCCGTGGCTGGAAGCCGAGGCGGCCAGAATCCGCGCGGCATTCGACGTGGCTACCGTGGTGAGCGACCGCAACACCGACCCGTGGACGCTCCACCGGTCGTCAACGTAG
- a CDS encoding flavoprotein codes for MTSQPVLQVIVCGSPLAADIGEVLVPAVRDGWDVWVVASEYGIRFLDADAAEAVTGHPVHYRYRHPDDPVDVPYADAIVVVPATCNTLAKWTAGICDTLALGLLVEAYGRGCPVTVVPFSNRAQASHPAVVDSIGRLRGWGVNVLFGDDFFPLHEPGTGTQVQRAFPWGRVREEIARMRSSAPCRPWSKSG; via the coding sequence GTGACCTCGCAACCGGTGCTACAGGTGATCGTGTGCGGTTCCCCGTTGGCCGCCGACATCGGCGAGGTGCTCGTCCCCGCGGTCCGCGACGGCTGGGACGTGTGGGTGGTGGCCTCGGAGTACGGCATCCGGTTCCTGGACGCCGATGCCGCCGAGGCCGTCACCGGTCATCCCGTCCACTACCGGTATCGGCATCCCGACGATCCGGTGGACGTCCCGTACGCGGACGCCATCGTGGTCGTCCCGGCCACCTGCAACACGCTCGCCAAATGGACCGCCGGAATCTGTGACACGCTGGCACTGGGCCTGCTCGTCGAGGCATACGGCCGCGGTTGCCCGGTCACCGTGGTCCCGTTCAGCAACCGCGCCCAAGCCTCCCATCCCGCCGTCGTGGACAGTATCGGGCGGCTGCGCGGCTGGGGCGTCAACGTCCTCTTCGGAGACGACTTCTTCCCGCTGCACGAACCCGGTACCGGAACCCAGGTCCAGCGGGCCTTTCCGTGGGGGCGCGTGCGAGAGGAGATAGCCCGGATGCGCTCGTCGGCACCGTGTCGGCCCTGGTCGAAATCCGGGTGA